Within Sinorhizobium sp. RAC02, the genomic segment AGTTAGTGAAATGGCTGTACCAAAAAGAAAAACGAGCCCGTCCAAGCGCGGTATGCGCCGTTCCGCAGACGCTCTGAAGGGTTCGACCTACATCGAAGACAAGAACTCGGGCGAACTGCGCCGTCCGCACCACATCGACCTGAAGACCGGCATGTACCGCGGTCGCCAGGTCCTGACGCCGAAGGAAAGCGCATAATCTGCGTTTTCGGCATCAGCTGAGATCAGGGGCCGGTTCGACCGGCCCTTTTCTTTTGCGCCATTTTTGCCGGTCCCATCGACACGACATTTTCTTGTGCCGAATCTTCGGCTAAGAGGGCCGGAAGGGCTGCTCGTGCGAGAGCGGCCAGAGGAGAGCGCTACCCATGCTTTTTGCCATCCCGCTTCTGATCATCCCGTTCGCTCTCTACAATCTCGCCATGACCGGGCTGTTCGGTGATGGTGGCACCGCCGTGCTCGACAGCGAGGTTCTGGCGGTC encodes:
- the rpmF gene encoding 50S ribosomal protein L32, with product MAVPKRKTSPSKRGMRRSADALKGSTYIEDKNSGELRRPHHIDLKTGMYRGRQVLTPKESA